From one Pseudomonas fluorescens genomic stretch:
- the hda gene encoding DnaA regulatory inactivator Hda: MKPIQLPLGVRLRDDATFINYYPGANAAALGYVERLCEADAGWTESLIYLWGKQGVGRTHLLQAACLRFEQLGEPAVYLPLAQLLDRGVELLDNLEQYELVCLDDLHVIAGKPEWEEAMFHLFNRLRDSGRRLLLAASSSPRELPIKLADLKSRLTLALIFQMRALSDEDKLRALQLRASRRGLHLTDEVGHFILTRGTRSMSALFDLLERLDQASLQAQRKLTIPFLKETLGW; encoded by the coding sequence ATGAAACCGATCCAGTTGCCCCTGGGTGTGCGTCTGCGTGATGACGCCACCTTCATCAACTACTATCCGGGTGCCAACGCCGCCGCTTTGGGCTACGTCGAGCGACTCTGCGAAGCCGACGCCGGCTGGACCGAAAGCCTGATCTACCTGTGGGGCAAGCAAGGCGTGGGCCGTACCCACCTGCTGCAGGCCGCCTGCCTGCGCTTCGAGCAACTGGGTGAGCCGGCGGTGTACCTGCCCCTGGCGCAATTGCTCGACCGTGGCGTCGAACTGCTCGACAACCTCGAGCAGTACGAACTGGTCTGCCTCGATGACCTGCATGTGATTGCCGGCAAGCCGGAGTGGGAGGAGGCGATGTTCCACCTCTTCAACCGCCTGCGCGACAGCGGCCGGCGCCTGTTGCTCGCCGCCTCCAGCTCGCCCCGTGAACTGCCGATCAAGCTCGCTGATCTCAAGTCGCGCCTGACCTTGGCGCTGATCTTCCAGATGCGCGCACTGTCGGACGAAGACAAGCTGCGTGCCCTGCAATTACGGGCCTCGCGCCGTGGCCTGCACCTGACGGACGAGGTCGGACACTTCATTCTCACCCGGGGTACCCGCAGCATGAGCGCATTGTTCGACTTGCTCGAGCGCCTCGATCAGGCCTCTTTGCAGGCTCAACGCAAGCTCACCATCCCGTTCTTGAAAGAGACTTTGGGCTGGTAA
- a CDS encoding C40 family peptidase translates to MLNRFAPLVPLALVTLLFGCATTGPVSQQQVQQQPVSAQVSTKSSIQETFEEELATEQELQDFSSSKPYQLPALADNILERGMSLIGTRYRFGGTSENTGFDCSGFIGYLFREEAGLNLPRSTREMINVKAPLVARNNLKPGDLLFFSTNGRGRVSHAGIYLGDDQFIHSSSRRSGGVRIDKLGDRYWSKTFIEAKRALAMAPAATTLSRN, encoded by the coding sequence ATGCTAAATCGCTTCGCACCCCTCGTGCCCCTCGCACTCGTGACCCTGCTTTTTGGCTGCGCGACCACCGGTCCCGTATCGCAGCAGCAGGTTCAGCAGCAACCGGTTTCCGCTCAGGTTTCGACCAAGTCCTCCATCCAGGAGACGTTCGAGGAAGAACTGGCCACCGAACAAGAGCTGCAAGACTTCTCCAGCAGCAAGCCTTACCAGCTGCCAGCCCTGGCCGATAACATCCTTGAGCGCGGCATGTCGCTGATCGGTACCCGCTACCGTTTCGGTGGTACCTCCGAGAACACCGGCTTTGATTGCAGCGGCTTCATCGGCTACCTGTTCCGCGAAGAAGCCGGCCTCAACCTGCCGCGCTCCACCCGCGAAATGATCAACGTCAAGGCTCCGCTGGTTGCTCGCAACAACCTCAAGCCAGGCGACCTGCTGTTCTTCAGCACCAATGGTCGCGGCCGCGTCAGCCATGCCGGGATCTACCTCGGTGACGACCAGTTCATCCACTCCAGCAGCCGCCGCAGCGGTGGTGTTCGCATCGACAAACTCGGCGATCGCTACTGGAGCAAGACCTTCATCGAAGCCAAGCGTGCACTGGCCATGGCTCCGGCCGCGACCACCCTCTCGCGCAACTGA
- a CDS encoding C40 family peptidase has product MAMMARFALLSFAALLGACSSHAPAPRKVVEPAVMAPQVYFSPVAEDVLFRALGLVGTPYRWGGNTPDAGFDCSGLIGYVYRDAAGISLPRSTREMIGIRAPSIERNDLQSGDLVFFATNGGSQVSHAGIYVGEGRFVHAPATGGTVRLDYLSNSYWQKTYLNAKRVLQPAHLARNP; this is encoded by the coding sequence ATGGCGATGATGGCGCGCTTCGCTCTACTTTCCTTTGCGGCACTGCTCGGTGCCTGCTCAAGTCATGCCCCGGCCCCGCGCAAAGTGGTCGAGCCGGCAGTCATGGCCCCGCAAGTGTATTTCTCCCCGGTTGCCGAAGACGTGCTGTTCCGTGCCTTGGGCCTGGTTGGCACGCCTTACCGCTGGGGCGGCAACACCCCGGATGCGGGGTTCGACTGCAGTGGCCTGATTGGCTATGTCTATCGCGATGCTGCCGGTATCTCGCTGCCGCGCTCGACCCGCGAAATGATCGGCATCCGCGCGCCGAGCATCGAGCGCAACGACCTGCAGTCGGGCGACTTGGTGTTCTTTGCCACCAATGGGGGTTCGCAAGTCAGCCATGCCGGTATCTATGTCGGCGAAGGGCGCTTCGTCCATGCCCCGGCCACCGGCGGAACGGTGCGTCTGGACTACCTGTCCAACAGCTATTGGCAAAAGACCTACTTGAACGCCAAGCGCGTGCTGCAGCCGGCGCATCTGGCGCGTAACCCCTGA
- a CDS encoding O-methyltransferase: MTAQTLYLDDALYHYLQNVSLRESPLLARLRGETQAMPEARWQVAPEQGQLLALLVRLMGAQRVIEVGTFTGYSALCMAQAMEHGQLLCCDLEGSYNAVAWRYWQEAGVAERIELRLAPALQTLATLPSERYDLIFIDADKANYLQYLEESLRLLRTGGLVLFDNTLWSGRVLEEKPDSEDTRAIQALNCKLKDDARVDLSMLPIGDGLTLCRKR; this comes from the coding sequence ATGACCGCTCAGACGCTCTACCTCGACGACGCCCTCTACCACTACCTGCAAAACGTGTCGCTGCGCGAGTCGCCGCTGCTCGCCCGCTTACGCGGCGAAACCCAGGCCATGCCCGAAGCGCGCTGGCAGGTGGCGCCGGAACAGGGGCAACTGCTGGCGCTGCTGGTACGCCTTATGGGCGCACAGCGGGTGATCGAAGTGGGTACTTTCACCGGTTACAGCGCCTTGTGCATGGCCCAGGCCATGGAGCACGGGCAGTTGCTCTGTTGTGACCTTGAAGGCAGCTATAACGCCGTGGCCTGGCGCTACTGGCAGGAGGCTGGGGTCGCCGAGCGCATCGAGCTGCGCCTGGCTCCCGCCTTGCAGACCCTGGCGACACTGCCGTCGGAGCGCTACGACCTGATCTTCATCGATGCCGACAAGGCCAATTACCTGCAGTACCTGGAAGAATCCCTGCGCTTGCTGCGTACCGGCGGGCTGGTGCTGTTCGACAACACCTTGTGGAGCGGCAGGGTGCTTGAGGAAAAACCCGACAGCGAAGACACCCGGGCGATCCAGGCGTTGAATTGCAAGCTCAAGGATGACGCGCGGGTGGACCTGTCGATGCTGCCGATTGGCGATGGCTTGACGCTGTGCCGCAAGCGCTGA
- a CDS encoding PQQ-dependent sugar dehydrogenase produces the protein MGIKPIALLLAVTAGLSGCGENARLEVSDGVGPSPQLPEPNQTLIPTVNIAPAIGWPQGMTPKAAPGTQVAAFAEGLDHPRWLYALPNGDILVAETNAPPKPDDGKGIRGWVMGKVMDRAGAGVPSANRISLLRDSDHDGVAETRTTFIDNLNSPFGMALVGNDFYVADTDRLLRFHYEPGATSIKGPGTPVADLPGGTLNHHWTKNVIASRDGKKLYVTVGSNSNVGENGMDQEKGRAAIWEVDAASGQTRIFASGLRNPNGLAWEPHTGQLWTAVNERDEIGSDLVPDYITSVKDGGFYGWPYSYYGQHIDQRVNPSDPNLVASAIAPDYAVGPHTASLGLTFAEPGVLPAPFEQGAFIGLHGSWNRKPHSGYKVIFVPFSTAGKPAGKPIDLLSGFLNDEGKAMGRPVGVINDQRGGLLVADDVGNKIWRVSKAK, from the coding sequence ATGGGCATCAAACCGATTGCGCTGCTGCTGGCAGTGACTGCGGGGTTAAGCGGCTGCGGCGAGAACGCGCGGCTTGAGGTCAGCGACGGGGTCGGCCCGTCGCCGCAATTGCCCGAACCGAACCAGACGCTGATCCCCACTGTCAATATCGCCCCCGCTATTGGCTGGCCCCAGGGCATGACGCCCAAGGCTGCGCCCGGCACTCAGGTAGCGGCCTTCGCCGAAGGCCTGGACCACCCGCGCTGGCTCTACGCCCTGCCCAATGGCGATATCCTGGTTGCCGAAACCAATGCCCCGCCCAAACCCGATGATGGCAAGGGCATTCGCGGCTGGGTAATGGGCAAGGTCATGGACCGTGCAGGCGCCGGCGTGCCCAGTGCCAACCGCATCAGCCTGCTGCGCGACAGCGACCATGACGGCGTGGCGGAAACCCGCACGACTTTCATCGACAATCTCAACTCGCCCTTCGGCATGGCCCTGGTCGGCAATGACTTTTATGTGGCCGACACCGACCGCCTGCTGCGCTTTCACTACGAACCCGGCGCCACCTCGATCAAGGGCCCGGGCACGCCGGTTGCGGACTTGCCCGGCGGCACACTGAACCATCACTGGACCAAGAACGTGATTGCCAGCCGTGACGGCAAGAAGCTCTACGTCACGGTCGGCTCCAACAGCAATGTCGGCGAAAACGGCATGGATCAGGAAAAAGGCCGTGCCGCGATCTGGGAAGTCGACGCGGCGAGCGGCCAGACTCGCATCTTCGCCTCCGGCCTGCGCAACCCCAACGGCCTGGCCTGGGAACCGCATACGGGGCAGCTATGGACCGCGGTGAACGAGCGCGACGAGATCGGCAGCGACCTGGTGCCTGACTACATTACCTCGGTCAAGGATGGCGGCTTCTACGGCTGGCCTTATAGCTATTACGGCCAGCACATCGATCAGCGGGTCAACCCGTCTGATCCGAACCTGGTGGCCAGCGCCATTGCTCCGGACTATGCAGTGGGGCCGCACACGGCGTCGCTGGGCCTGACCTTTGCCGAACCGGGCGTGCTGCCGGCGCCTTTCGAGCAAGGCGCGTTCATTGGCCTGCATGGTTCCTGGAACCGCAAGCCGCACAGTGGTTACAAAGTGATCTTCGTGCCCTTCAGCACCGCGGGCAAACCTGCGGGCAAGCCGATTGACCTGCTGAGCGGGTTTCTCAATGACGAAGGCAAGGCCATGGGCCGACCGGTCGGGGTGATCAATGATCAGCGCGGCGGGTTGCTGGTGGCCGATGATGTGGGCAACAAGATCTGGCGGGTGAGCAAGGCCAAGTGA